CGAGCCCGCCGACCCGTACGTCTCCCACGACGAAGTCGAAGAACCGGACGTCCCGGACCCCGAAGGGCGGGACGTCGTCATCGCCGACGGTCGGGCGATGAGCTACCGGGCGTACCACCGGCGATAGCGGGTCGCCGCCGCCGACCGCCGGCGGTGGGGGTTCGCTACTCGCCGCTCGCTGCTCGCTTAGAACGCGTCGCCGTGCGCGGCGATCTCGGCGCGGAGCCCCTCGCGGAGCGCGCTCTGGACGTGGCAGATGTCCTTGGCGCGCTCGACGATCTCCGCGAGCTCCTCGTCGTCGACGTCGGCCTCGACGTAGACGTCGAAGCGGATCGCTTCGAGGTCGTCGTCGTCGTCGAGATCGGCGTCGGCGTCGATCTGGATCTTTCCGAGGTCGTCGTGGCCGCGCTGTTGGCCGCCGACGCGGAACGCCGGCAGGTAACAGGAGGCGTACGTCGCGACCAGCGCGGCGTTCGGGTTCGGGCCCTGTTCGTCTGTCGCGTCGATCGTGAGCTCGAAGTCGCCGACCTGGCTCGTGCTCGCGAAGCCCTCTTCGCTGACCGTGGAGGTTTCGATGTCGCTCATTCCGCTTGCACGGTCGGTCGCGGGCGTCCTAAAGGTTGCTCACCCGGACGGCTGGGCGGGTGATCGAAGTCGGTCGACCGCAGAAAAACGGATCCGCCGAGCCGCTACGCCGCCGGGCGTCGCGCCGCGATCACTCCAGCGTGAACGTCTCGTCGCCGTCGAGGACGTGGACCTCGGCGTCCGAGCCTGTCGCCTTCACCTCGCGGACGACGTCGTCGGTGTCGATCTCGATCGGCGGGAAGGAGTCGTAGTGCATCGGCAGGACGTGGTCGACGTCGAGCCAGTCGGCCGCGATGGCGGCCTGGGTCGGCCCCATCGTGTAGTGGTCGCCCACCGGCAGCGCGGCGGCGTCGGGTTCGAGGTACGGGCCGATGACGTCTTTCATCTCGGACATCAGCCCGGTGTCGCCCGCGTGGTAGAACGTCGTCGCGTCGGGGTCGGCCTCCTGGGTCGGCTTCTTGTCGCTGATGACGAACCCGACGGGCATCCCGAGGCTGTACTCGTAGTCCGTGTTGAGGCCGTTCGTGTGGTCGGCGCGGTGCATCGTCACGAACGCCTCGCCGCACTCGACGGTGCCGCCGATGTTCATCCCGATCGCCGACTCGAAGCCGACGTCCTCTTCCATATAGGTCGTCAGCTCCGGGACGGAGACGACCGTCGCGTCGGTGAACGCGCCGGCGTCGGCGACGTGGTCGGCGTGGCCGTGCGTCAGGAGGACGAAGTCGGGCGTCTCGACGTCCTCGGCCGACAGCTCCGTCTTGGGGTTCTGGAAGAACGGGTCGATCAGGAAGGTCGTGCCGTCGACGTCGACGTGCCACGTGGAGTGGCCGTGCCAGGTGAGTTCCATTGTCATCGTCCGGTCGTATCTTCTCCCGGATCGACAATAAAGCGTGCTATCGAGAGAGATTCACACGCGGACGACGGAGATGGAAAGAACGAAGCGCCGGGGCTCCGAGGGGCCGCGTATGCACATCGTCAGATTCAGAGATCCCGCCGGATCGGTCCGCACGGGCGAGTGGCACGGCGACGCGGTCTCGTTCGCCGGCGAGACCTACGACCTCGACGCGGTCGACGTGCTCGCGCCCTCGGAGCCGACGAAGATCGTCTGCGTCGGCCGCAACTACGCGGACCACGCCGCGGAGATGGACAACGAGATCCCCGATCGGCCGCTGCTCTTCCTGAAGCCGCCGAACGCGGTCGCGGGCCACGGCGACACGGTTACGCTTCCGTCCGGCAAGGAGCGCCTCGACCACGAGGCCGAGATCGCGGTCGTGATCGGCGAGCAGGCAAAGCACGTCGACGCCGCCGACGCGATGGACTACGTCGCCGGGTTCACCTGCCTGAACGACCTCTCGAACCGCGACGACCAGCGCCAGGAGACGAACTGGGTCCGCGGGAAGGCCTTCGACAACGCCGCGCCGATGGGGCCGGTGCTCGCGACGCCCGACGAGGTGCCCGCCGACGCGTCGATCGAACTCCGGGTGAACGGCGAGACGCGGCAGTCGTCCTCCAGGGACCACCTCGCCTTCTCCGTGCCCGACCTGATCGAGGAGATCACGACCTACCTGACGCTCGAACCCGGCGACGTCGTCGCGACCGGCACGCCCGGCGGCGTCGCGCCGCTCGAAGACGGCGACCGGATCGAGGTCGAACTCGAAGGCGTCGGCGTCCTCGAACACGACGTCCGGATCCCGTAGGCCGGTCCACGCGAACACACGCTTTTTTCGGTCGGCGGTCCAGTGCTCGCGTATGCGGCACTCCCGCCTCGACGTCCTCTCGGCAGCGGTCCTCGTCGGCGCTGCCGTCGTCGGTATCGCCCTCCTCCCGTCGCTCCCGGACCGCATCGCCGTCCACTTCGGCGCGGGCGGTTCGCCGGACAACTACCTGTCGGCGCCGCTCGGCGTCGTCCTCGTGCCGGCGATCGGACTCGTGACGCTCGCGGCCGTCCGGGGGCTGCTTCCCCTCGGAAACGACGTGCCCCCGCCGCCGTGGTTCGGGCTCGCGCTCGCCGGATTCTTAGCGTACGTTCACGGCGTCGTGCTCGCGTGGAACCTCGGATACCGGGTCAACGTCACCCTGCTCGTGCTCCCGGCGGTCGCGGTCATCGTCGTGCTCGCCTTCGTGATCGAGCGGCGGTGACCTCGGCGGCCCGTCGGAACGGAACCACTGGCGACGACCGGAAAGGCAACCCATAAGTTTAGGTGTGCCTAATCCGGGTGCGTGGAACTGACGCGACGCGACGCGCTGGCGGCGCTGGCGACCGCCGGCGTGACGGTCAGTGGCGGGGTCCTCGCGGGGCGCCTCGAACCACCGACGGCGGACGGGGACGCCGGAGGGGTCCCGTCCGCGGGAGCCTCCGGGACAGACCTCTCGACGCCGCTCTTGGACCTGCTCGACGGCGTCGCCGAGGTCCTGTACCCGAGCGGCGTCGACGGACGCCGCGAGTTCGTCGAGTCGTACGTCCTCGGCCGGATCGACGACCGACCCGACTACCGCGACGGGATGCGCGAGGCGGCCGCACAGCTGGACGCCGTCGCCCGCGACTGGCGCGGCGACGCCTACGCCGCTCTCGGTGTGGACGAGCGCGACGCCCTCCTCCGGGATCTCGGCGTCGATACGGCCGATCCCGAGCCCGACGGAACGATCACGGAACGGATCCGGTTCTACCTCGTCAACGACCTGCTGTTCGCCTTCTACGCCTCACCGACCGGGGGCCGACTCGTCGGTATCGAGAACCCGATCGGCCACCCCGGCGGGATCCAGAGCTACCAGCGCGGATCGATGCCGAGCGCCGCCGACACGTCCCGGGAGCGATTCGACGATGGCTGAGGCGAGCGACGGGGGCGTGGGCGACGGGCGCGATCGGACTCCAGCCGCGCGCGCAGACGTCTGCATCGTCGGGTCCGGTCCCGCGGGCGCGCTCGTCGCGCACCGACTCGCCGCGGCCGGCGCCGACGTCGTCGTCCTCGAAGCGGGCCCGCGCTTCGACTTCGACCGCCGGGTCGAACAGCAGGAGGCGTTCATCCGTCCGGGGATGGACGGCCCGTGGGAGATGGGCGGGCCGCGCGACGCGTACACGACCGGCGGACGCGGCTACCCGCTCAACGCGGCGCGCGTGAAGGGGATCGGCGGCTCGACGCTCCACTGGCAGGGGATGGTGATGCGGCTCCACGAGCGCGACTTCGAGATGGAGTCCCGGCACGGCGTCGGCGTCGATTGGCCCATCGCCTACGACGACCTCCGACCGTACTACGCCGAGGCCGAGCGCGCCCTGGGGGTCGCGGGCGCGATGGACAACCCCTACGCGCCGCCGCGCGAGGAACCGTTTCCCCTCTCGGCGTTCCCGCCGTCGCACTCGGACTCGCTCTTCGCGGACGCCTGCGAGCGCCTGGGGATCGATATGCACTCCGTCCCGAACGCGCGCAACCCCGAACCGTACGACGGTCGACCGGCCTGCCAGGGGTACGGCACCTGCAAGCCGATCTGTCCCTCGGGCGCGAAGTACACGGCCGAATCGCACGTCGAGAAGGCCGTCGAGGCGGGCGCACGCGTGATCGACCGCGCGCCGGTCCAGCGGCTCGAACACGACGCCGACGGCGAGCGAGTCGAGACCGCGGTGTACGCGACCCCGGACGGAGAGGAGCACCGGCAGTCGGCACGGCGCTTCGTCCTCGCCTGCGGCGGCGTCGAGAACGCCCGACTGCTGTTGCTCTCGGAGTCGGACCGGTACCCCGACGGCCTGGCGAACACCTCCGGCGCCGTGGGTCGCTTCTTTATCGACCACCTCTTCGCCGGCGCCGGCGGCCGCCTGGACGAGCCGACCAGACAGAACCACGTCGGCTTCAACACCAGCGAGTGTCACCAGTTCTACGACGACGCGGACCCGGTCGAGGGGCTGAAGCTGGAGTTCCTCAACTACGCCGGGCCGTCGCCGGTGATGGAGGCGCTCTCCGCGGAGACGTGGGGCGACGACCTCCTCGACCGACTGCGCGAGTCCTACGGGACCCACATCGCGATGGGGGCGCTCGTCGAGCAGCTCCCGAGCGCGGAGAACCGCGTGACGCTCGATCCGAGCCGGCGCGACGACCACGGCAACCCGGTCCCACACGTGGAGTGGTCACTCGACGAGCGGACCGAGCGCGCCATCGAGCACGCCAACGCGATCCAGCACCGGATCCTGGAGGAACTCGGCGTCGACATCGAGTGGACGGTCGGCCCCGACGCCACCGGGCCGGCGTTCCACCAGATGGGGACGACGCGGATGGGCGCGGATCCGGAGGCGAGTGTCGTCGACGCCGACGGCCTGACCCACGACCTCTCGAACCTCTGGATCGTCGGCTCCTCGACGTTCCCCACCGGCGGCGCGATGAACCCGACGCTCACCATCGCCGCGCTGTCGCTGCGGACGGCCGACGCGCTGGAGGCGTCGCTGTAACGGGGCGAGCAGTCGGCACGCTTCCCTCCCGCGCCGGTGCGCCGAGCAACCGCTGGGCGGCGCGGGGTGGCTGTCAGATCACGGCATCGCTGACCTCGCGTTCGTATATAAACGCTCGGGGCGGAGTCGAAGCCCCGGCCGTCCGGCTCCGAGACGTACCCTTCAAGACCCGCGGGCGACTGCGTACGCGTATGCAACCGAGGGATCTCTCCGCGCACGAGGCCTACGTCCCCGGACGGGGGGCCGAGGAGGTGGCCCGCGACCTCGGGATGGACCCCGAGGAGCTGACGAAGCTCTCGTCGAACGAGAATCCGCACGGCCCGAGTCCAGAGGCCGTCGCCGTCGTCGAGGCCGCCGCACCGGACGTGAACGTCTACCCGAAAGCCTCCCACACCGACCTCACCGAACGGATCGCCGAGAAGTGGGGCCTCGATGACTCACAGGTCTGGGTGAGCGCGGGCGCCGACGGCGCGATCGACTACCTCTCGCGGGCGTTCCTCGAATCCGGCGACGAGATCCTCGCGCCCGCACCGGGCTTTTCGTACTATCCGATGTCGGCGCGCTACCACCACGGCGAGGCGTCGACCTACCGAATCTCGAAGGACGACGACTTCGAGCAGAGCGCCGCGGGCGTCCTCTCGGCGTACGACGGCGAGCGCATCGTCTACGTGACGACGCCGCACAACCCCACCGGCTCGGTCCTCGACCGCGCGGAGATCCGCGCGCTCGCGGAGGGCGTCCACGATCAGACCCTCGTCGTCGTCGACGAGGCCTATGCGGAATACCACGACGCCCCCTCCGCGATCGACCTCCTCGACGAGTACGAGAACCTCGCGGTCCTCCGGACGTTCTCGAAGGCCTACGGCCTCGCCGGCCTCCGGATCGGCTACGCCGCCGTCCCCGAGGCCTGGGCGGACGCCTACGCGCGGGTGAACACGCCCTTCGCCGCCAACGAACTCGCCTGCCGCGCCGCCCTCGCCGCGATCGACGACGACGACCACCTCGAACGGTCGGTCGAGACGGCCCGCTGGGCGCGGGAGTACTACCGCGAGAACCTCGACGTGCCGACGTGGCCCTCCGGCGGCAACTTCGTCCTCTGTGAGGTCGGCGACGCCACCGCCGTCGCCGAGGCGACCCAGGAGCGCGGCGTCATCGTCCGCGACACCTCCAGCTTCGGACTGCCCGAGTGCGTCCGGATCTCCTGCGGCACCCGCGAGGAGACCCAGAGGGCCGTCGAGGTCCTCAACGAGGTCGTCGCCGACCTCCGGCCGGAGGCGACCGAGCCGTGAGAACGATCGCGCTCACCGGGACGCCGGGGACGGGCAAGACCACCGTCTCGGAGCTCGTCGCAGAGCGGCTCGACGCCGAGGTGCTCCACCTCAATGACGCGATCCGCGAGGCCGACCTCTTCGCCGAGCGCGACGTCGAGCGCGACTCGCTTATCGCCGACCTCGACGCCGTGCAGTCGTGGGTCGACGCGGAGGTGTCGGCCGATCGGACCACGGTCGTCGAGTCCCACCTGGCGCACCTGCTCGACGTCGACGGGGCCGTCGTCCTGCGGTGTCACCCCAAAGAGCTGAAACCGCGGCTCCGAGAGCGCGGCGAGTCCGAGGACTCGGTCGCGGAGAACGCCGAGAGCGAGGCGCTGGACGTGATCCTGGCCGAGGCAGTCGAGCGCCACGGCGAGGAGTCCGTCTGGGAGATCGACACCACGGACCGCTCCCCCGAGGCCGTCGCCGACGACGTGGCGGCGGCGATCGACGGCGAGATCGAGCCCCGCGTGGGTGTCGTCGACTTCATCGACTACCTGTAACGATGACGCTCGATCAGTACCGCGACCTGGCGGACCGCCTCCTGGGCCCCTTCGTCGCCGCCGCGGACCGGCTGGGCCTGACGCCCGACGGGGTCAGCGTCGTCGCCTTCGGCTTCGCCGTCGCGGCCGGCGGCGCGTTCTACCTCGGGACGCCCGTCTGGTACGTCCTCGGTGCCGCCTTCGTCTTCCTGAACGGCTGGCTCGACCTCGTCGACGGCGCGCTCGCCCGCGCTCAGGGCGTCGACAGCGACGGCGGCGACCTGCTCGATCACGTCCTCGACCGCTACGCCGACATCGCGATGCTGGTCGGGCTGGCGGCCGGGATCGACGCCTACGGGCTCGGTCTCGCCGCGGTCACCGGCGTCCTGATGACCTCCTACCTCGGCACACAGATCCAGGCCGTCGGCCTCGGCCGCGAGTACGGCGGCCTCGTCGGCCGCGCCGACCGCCTCGCGATCATCGGACTCGTCGCCATCGTCGCGGCCGCGACGCTCGCCCTCCCCGCGCTTCCGGTCCGAGCGCTCGGGCTGACGGTCGTCGGCTGGCTGCTCGTCTTCTTCGCCGTCGTCGGCCACCTCACCGCGCTCCAGCGGTTCTGGGGCGCGTGGCGCGACCTCTCGTGAGGGTGCCTTCGGGACAAAACTGATTACGGTCGCGCGGGAGCCCCCGAGTATGGTCCCCGAACCACCCTCCGCCTCCGACCGCGGCTGTCCGAAGTGCGGCCACACCGAGACCGACGTCGGGACGATCTCGACGACCGGCGGCGGCCTCTCGAAGATGTTCGACATCCAGACGAACAGTTTCAAGGTCGTCTCCTGTACGAACTGCGGCTACTCGGAGCTGTACCGCGATACGACCTCCGGCACCAGCGACATCGTCGACGTCTTCCTCGGCTGATGGCCGGGTTCGGATTCGCGTTCCTCCTCTTCGCGCTGTTGGCCCTCGTCGCCCCGCTCGGGCTCTACTACCTCGTCCGGGCCGAACGCGACGACCGGGAGACGATGGACCGCGACGAGGCCGAGCGGGCCGCGCGGCGTGACACCCGCGACGGGCGGCGGTAGCGACGCGAATCCGTCTCCTGGTCGGTCGCGTCGCATCGGCGCATCTCCCCCAGCGTGTGCTTTATACCCCCGCCTCGACTACTGCGGGGTATGCCCCAGTGCGAGATGTGCGGCAGTGAACGGCCGTCCCTGACGACGGTCAAGGTCGAAGGGGCCGAACTCGAACTGTGCGACGACTGCAAGGAGTTCGGCACCGAGGTCCGCACTGAGTCGAGTTCCTCGCAGTCGACGAAGTACTCGACGTCGAGCTCCTCCGGGACGTCCGGATCCGGCGGGTCGTCGGGGTCGTCTTCGACGAGCGGCACCGCGAGCAGTTCCTCGGGCGGGTCGAGCCGGCGCCGGCGCGATATGTTCGACGACATGGACGAGATCGCGACCGATTACGACCAGCGCATCCGCGAGGCGCGCGAGTCCCGCGGCCTGAGCCAGGAGGACCTCGCGAAGTCGCTCAACGAGAAGGCGAGCCTGATCCGCAAGCTCGAACGCGGCGACATCCTCCCCTCCGACGAGGTCCAGCGGAAGCTCGAACGCGAACTGGAGATCTCCCTCGTCGAGGGCGAAGACACCGAAGACAGCGAGTGGTCCGGCGGCTCTTCGACCACGACGACGCTCGGCGACGTGGTCAAGCGGAAGGACTGACCGGTGTCCTCGGCGTCGCGGAGAGCAACCTATTTCGGCCAGTAGCATCGTACTACGGTCCGTGTTCATCCTCGTCAATCTGAAGGCGTATCCGTGTGATCCCATCGAGGTAGCGACCGCCGCGCGCGACGTCGCCGAGGCGTCCGGCGTCCGGATCGCCGTCTCGCCCCAGGCGGCCGACGTCGCCCGCGTCGCGGACACCGGCGTCGAGACGTGGGCCCAGCACGTCGATCCGAACGGCCACGGCAGCCACACCGGCAGCACCCTCGCCGAGGCGGTCGCCGAGGCCGGCGCGACGGGCACCCTGATCAACCACTCCGAGAAGCGGCAGACGCTGGCCGACATCGACGGGGCCGTCCGCGCGGCCGAACGCGCCGGCCTGGAGACGTGCGTCTGCGCGAACAACCCCGCACAGATCGGCGCCGCGGCGGCGCTCGGCCCCGACAGCGTCGCGGTCGAGCCTCCGGCGCTCATCGGCGGCGACGTCTCCGTCGCGACCGCGGACCCGGGGATCGTCGAGGACGCCGTCGCCGCGGCCGCCGCCGTCGACGACGACGTGGACGTCTACTGCGGCGCGGGCATCTCGTCGGGCGACGACGTCGCGACCGCCGGGGAGTTGGGCGCGACCGGGATCCTGCTCGCCTCCGGCGTCGCGAAGGCCGACGACCCGCGGTCCGCGCTCGAAGCCCTGGTCGAACCACTCTAAGCGAGGCTTTACCCGTGTTGGTAACCCACATAGGTAGTGTATGACGCTCCGAGAGTTCCTCGACGCGGCCGAAGACCCCGATCGGTCGCTCGTCGTCCTCAACCGGACGGCGCCCAATCCGGTGCAGAATATGCTCGAAGGGCTCTTCGGAGGGCAGTCGATCGACGTCGACGAGATCGAACTCCCCGACGCCGAGGCTGATCAGGTGCTCGTCGTCGAGGACGATCAGGTCCTCGCGAGCTCCCCCCTGAGCGACCTCCAGGACGCGATTCTCTTCATCAACTCCGATCTGTTCATCACCGGGACCCGGGACCTCGAAGAGATCGAACTCCCCGAGGCGCTGGAGCAGCTCGACGAGATCCCATTCTACCTCCGCGGGTATCCCGAGTCGCATTCGGAGAAGCTGCTCCTGATTTTGATCTCCCGGTACATCGAACGGCGCGCCTGGGAGGAGGGCGAGGGGACGCTCCGGACGTCGTTTCAGAACCTCTCGCGGATCGAAGACGAGGTCGGGACCCACCAGGTCTACGGGCGGCTCGACGAGTCGCCCGTCGACGTTCACGTCTACGGAATGCCGGGATGGCGACCGGACCCCGACTCCAGCATCACGATCCACGCGGGCTACAGCCGGGACTTCAGGGAGTCGTGGTTCGTGGTCTACACGCCGCCCGAGGACCGCGACGCCGACTCACACGTCGCGCTGCTCGCGCTCGAAGAGGCGCCGAACGAGTGGGTCGGCTTCTGGACGTTCCGCCAGTCGGTGGTCGAAGACCTGAATCGATACATCGAGAAACATCTGTGAGCCGCAGTCGTGCCGCGGTCGTGGCCGCGGACTCACTTCTCCGCGACCGGCGTGTCGACCGTCGGTTTCGCCTCGTCGTCATTCATCCCCTCGCTCGCGTCGGCGGCCTCTGAGTCGTCGCTCCCGTCCCGCCCGTCGTCGAGGTGGTCCGACAGATCGGGGCGGAACGCCGCCTCGACCGCGGTCACGACCTCCCGGAGCTCCGATTCGGAGAGCCGATCGGCGAACTCCGACCGGACGAGGTCGGGCAGCGCGTAGGCGTAGCGGCCCCGCCCGACGTGTTCGACGAATCCGGCGCGACGGAGCGGGCCGTTCCGGCTGTACGCGAGCTGTTTGTCCCCGACCTCGCCGGCCGCGACGTGGGCGTCGACGGGGTCGCAGGATTCGATCTCGCGGTAGAACGCGAGCATCCGGCGCGAGGCGGGCGGCAGCGACGCGATCACGTTTCGGAGGCGCTCGATGACGTCCTCGCGGCCGGTCAGCCCCGCGGTGTGTTCGTGGGCGCGCTCGGGCTCGATGTCCGCGTCCGTGGGGCCGACGTGACCGTCGTCGCCGACCTCGATGTCCGTATCGAGTCCGGGATACGCGGCCGCCGCGGCCGCGGTGACCGCCTCCTCCTCGTCGGCGTCGGGGTCGGTCTCGGCCGCGTCCGCGTCAGCAGTCGCCGCCGATTCCTCGACGGTTCCA
This is a stretch of genomic DNA from Halobellus sp. MBLA0158. It encodes these proteins:
- the hisC gene encoding histidinol-phosphate transaminase encodes the protein MQPRDLSAHEAYVPGRGAEEVARDLGMDPEELTKLSSNENPHGPSPEAVAVVEAAAPDVNVYPKASHTDLTERIAEKWGLDDSQVWVSAGADGAIDYLSRAFLESGDEILAPAPGFSYYPMSARYHHGEASTYRISKDDDFEQSAAGVLSAYDGERIVYVTTPHNPTGSVLDRAEIRALAEGVHDQTLVVVDEAYAEYHDAPSAIDLLDEYENLAVLRTFSKAYGLAGLRIGYAAVPEAWADAYARVNTPFAANELACRAALAAIDDDDHLERSVETARWAREYYRENLDVPTWPSGGNFVLCEVGDATAVAEATQERGVIVRDTSSFGLPECVRISCGTREETQRAVEVLNEVVADLRPEATEP
- a CDS encoding zinc ribbon domain-containing protein, which codes for MVPEPPSASDRGCPKCGHTETDVGTISTTGGGLSKMFDIQTNSFKVVSCTNCGYSELYRDTTSGTSDIVDVFLG
- a CDS encoding OsmC family protein — encoded protein: MSDIETSTVSEEGFASTSQVGDFELTIDATDEQGPNPNAALVATYASCYLPAFRVGGQQRGHDDLGKIQIDADADLDDDDDLEAIRFDVYVEADVDDEELAEIVERAKDICHVQSALREGLRAEIAAHGDAF
- a CDS encoding gluconate 2-dehydrogenase subunit 3 family protein, whose protein sequence is MELTRRDALAALATAGVTVSGGVLAGRLEPPTADGDAGGVPSAGASGTDLSTPLLDLLDGVAEVLYPSGVDGRREFVESYVLGRIDDRPDYRDGMREAAAQLDAVARDWRGDAYAALGVDERDALLRDLGVDTADPEPDGTITERIRFYLVNDLLFAFYASPTGGRLVGIENPIGHPGGIQSYQRGSMPSAADTSRERFDDG
- a CDS encoding GMC family oxidoreductase, translated to MAEASDGGVGDGRDRTPAARADVCIVGSGPAGALVAHRLAAAGADVVVLEAGPRFDFDRRVEQQEAFIRPGMDGPWEMGGPRDAYTTGGRGYPLNAARVKGIGGSTLHWQGMVMRLHERDFEMESRHGVGVDWPIAYDDLRPYYAEAERALGVAGAMDNPYAPPREEPFPLSAFPPSHSDSLFADACERLGIDMHSVPNARNPEPYDGRPACQGYGTCKPICPSGAKYTAESHVEKAVEAGARVIDRAPVQRLEHDADGERVETAVYATPDGEEHRQSARRFVLACGGVENARLLLLSESDRYPDGLANTSGAVGRFFIDHLFAGAGGRLDEPTRQNHVGFNTSECHQFYDDADPVEGLKLEFLNYAGPSPVMEALSAETWGDDLLDRLRESYGTHIAMGALVEQLPSAENRVTLDPSRRDDHGNPVPHVEWSLDERTERAIEHANAIQHRILEELGVDIEWTVGPDATGPAFHQMGTTRMGADPEASVVDADGLTHDLSNLWIVGSSTFPTGGAMNPTLTIAALSLRTADALEASL
- a CDS encoding adenylate kinase family protein, with translation MRTIALTGTPGTGKTTVSELVAERLDAEVLHLNDAIREADLFAERDVERDSLIADLDAVQSWVDAEVSADRTTVVESHLAHLLDVDGAVVLRCHPKELKPRLRERGESEDSVAENAESEALDVILAEAVERHGEESVWEIDTTDRSPEAVADDVAAAIDGEIEPRVGVVDFIDYL
- a CDS encoding metal-dependent hydrolase, whose translation is MELTWHGHSTWHVDVDGTTFLIDPFFQNPKTELSAEDVETPDFVLLTHGHADHVADAGAFTDATVVSVPELTTYMEEDVGFESAIGMNIGGTVECGEAFVTMHRADHTNGLNTDYEYSLGMPVGFVISDKKPTQEADPDATTFYHAGDTGLMSEMKDVIGPYLEPDAAALPVGDHYTMGPTQAAIAADWLDVDHVLPMHYDSFPPIEIDTDDVVREVKATGSDAEVHVLDGDETFTLE
- a CDS encoding DUF1648 domain-containing protein, encoding MRHSRLDVLSAAVLVGAAVVGIALLPSLPDRIAVHFGAGGSPDNYLSAPLGVVLVPAIGLVTLAAVRGLLPLGNDVPPPPWFGLALAGFLAYVHGVVLAWNLGYRVNVTLLVLPAVAVIVVLAFVIERR
- a CDS encoding multiprotein bridging factor aMBF1, with the translated sequence MPQCEMCGSERPSLTTVKVEGAELELCDDCKEFGTEVRTESSSSQSTKYSTSSSSGTSGSGGSSGSSSTSGTASSSSGGSSRRRRDMFDDMDEIATDYDQRIREARESRGLSQEDLAKSLNEKASLIRKLERGDILPSDEVQRKLERELEISLVEGEDTEDSEWSGGSSTTTTLGDVVKRKD
- the tpiA gene encoding triose-phosphate isomerase is translated as MFILVNLKAYPCDPIEVATAARDVAEASGVRIAVSPQAADVARVADTGVETWAQHVDPNGHGSHTGSTLAEAVAEAGATGTLINHSEKRQTLADIDGAVRAAERAGLETCVCANNPAQIGAAAALGPDSVAVEPPALIGGDVSVATADPGIVEDAVAAAAAVDDDVDVYCGAGISSGDDVATAGELGATGILLASGVAKADDPRSALEALVEPL
- a CDS encoding DICT sensory domain-containing protein, which gives rise to MTLREFLDAAEDPDRSLVVLNRTAPNPVQNMLEGLFGGQSIDVDEIELPDAEADQVLVVEDDQVLASSPLSDLQDAILFINSDLFITGTRDLEEIELPEALEQLDEIPFYLRGYPESHSEKLLLILISRYIERRAWEEGEGTLRTSFQNLSRIEDEVGTHQVYGRLDESPVDVHVYGMPGWRPDPDSSITIHAGYSRDFRESWFVVYTPPEDRDADSHVALLALEEAPNEWVGFWTFRQSVVEDLNRYIEKHL
- a CDS encoding fumarylacetoacetate hydrolase family protein, producing the protein MHIVRFRDPAGSVRTGEWHGDAVSFAGETYDLDAVDVLAPSEPTKIVCVGRNYADHAAEMDNEIPDRPLLFLKPPNAVAGHGDTVTLPSGKERLDHEAEIAVVIGEQAKHVDAADAMDYVAGFTCLNDLSNRDDQRQETNWVRGKAFDNAAPMGPVLATPDEVPADASIELRVNGETRQSSSRDHLAFSVPDLIEEITTYLTLEPGDVVATGTPGGVAPLEDGDRIEVELEGVGVLEHDVRIP
- a CDS encoding CDP-alcohol phosphatidyltransferase family protein, with protein sequence MTLDQYRDLADRLLGPFVAAADRLGLTPDGVSVVAFGFAVAAGGAFYLGTPVWYVLGAAFVFLNGWLDLVDGALARAQGVDSDGGDLLDHVLDRYADIAMLVGLAAGIDAYGLGLAAVTGVLMTSYLGTQIQAVGLGREYGGLVGRADRLAIIGLVAIVAAATLALPALPVRALGLTVVGWLLVFFAVVGHLTALQRFWGAWRDLS